TCCCCCAGGGCCTGACGGAAGGCGCCAATCATGGTCCAATCCCCTTGCACGCCCGGGAGATAGATCAGTGTCGGTGCGGTCACAGGATCGCCATAGATACGCAGGCGTAGCCGTTCCAGCCCGTCTGTACAGATGGGATCCGACGCCAATGCCGCGAGGGAGCCCCTCGGGACTAGGCCATCCGGCGTTCCCTTTTGGGGTTGGCACTCAATCTCCATGATCGTTACATTGCTCCGATATGGTACTGGTCATCGATAATTACGATTCATTCACTTACAATCTCGTCCAATACCTGGGCGAGCTGAATGTGGAATTGCAGGTGCATCGCAACGACCAGATCACCATCGAGCAGGCCCGAGCGCTCAAGCCCGAGCGCATCCTGGTCTCCCCGGGACCCTGCTCGCCCAACGAAAGCGGCCTTTCCAACGACATCATTCGCGCCTTCGGCGCCGAAGTTCCCGTGTTCGGGGTTTGCCTGGGACACCAATGCATCGGCCATACTTTCGGAGCCAAAGTGGTCGTGAACTACCGAATGATGCACGGAAAAACCTCACCGATCCATCATAACGGCAAAGACCTGTTCGAGGGCATGCCCAACCCGTTCAATGCCACGCGCTATCATTCGCTGGTCATCCAGCGTGATACCGTCCCCGATTTTCTCGAGATCACCGCCGAGACCGACGAGGGTGAGATCATGGGTATCCGCCACAAGCAGCTTCCCATTTGGGGGGTCCAGTTCCATCCGGAAAGCATCCTCACCGAAAACGGAATGCAGATCATGAAGAACTTCTTGAAGCTCAAGAAATAGCTGTGGCGTTGTTCAGCCTGGCCCACACCCCATGGGCCGGCACGGCCCACGCCACAATTGTAGAGACGTCCGTCCCCGGACGTTCCCCCCCGGGCCCGGGCCGGGCCAAGAGAGACTATTGAACCGCGATGGACGCAAGGGACGCGATGTTGGATACCGAAGAAGGACAAAGTTGATCGAGGCCCATCGAGTTAAATTCGGAGTTCAGATCTCCTCTCGGGTCCCACATCGCGTCCTTCG
Above is a genomic segment from Verrucomicrobiales bacterium containing:
- a CDS encoding aminodeoxychorismate/anthranilate synthase component II is translated as MVLVIDNYDSFTYNLVQYLGELNVELQVHRNDQITIEQARALKPERILVSPGPCSPNESGLSNDIIRAFGAEVPVFGVCLGHQCIGHTFGAKVVVNYRMMHGKTSPIHHNGKDLFEGMPNPFNATRYHSLVIQRDTVPDFLEITAETDEGEIMGIRHKQLPIWGVQFHPESILTENGMQIMKNFLKLKK